The Topomyia yanbarensis strain Yona2022 chromosome 3, ASM3024719v1, whole genome shotgun sequence nucleotide sequence gaccaccggtctaatcagcgtcttgtagataatcaacttcattcggcggcgaattttgttcgacctgagcgtcctccggagcagttaaaaatattcaaattcattgaatgaaaattgatcatattcagacGCATTcactttcaatattcagtgacgcagctgaaaatgtcaaacgtccatgcagattttcattcgtctccgattattgcaCGAAGCGACCATAcactaacgaatcaaatgcatcaaagtaggccctggcgcaatgtaagcgatgatgattgttgtttcatatgctttaccggcatttgaaaacatttttctagataattagtgaaatgaatatattgtacgctattcaactgaatgaataacatggatatttgaatgaatattttttctattcaccgtgagtcgcatcaggttcattttcagccgttaaaaaagagcttcgattatttttaactctgctccggagtccaaagtaggcacgatttcccgccaagatccgtctctgaatttctctgccgGTATCATTGTCGgaggttaccagtgagcccaaatacacgaactcgtcgaccatctcgatttcgacaccgtcacatacacacatacaaacacgcacatacacacacagccaTTTtccgacgaactgaatcgaatggtacagGACACTCGGCCcaccgggcctcggttaaaaagtcgatgtttCGAGTGATTGCTaaacctttctttatatgagaaaggtaagaGGTGAAAGTTTAGTTTAGGTCTCACAAATAAGGAACCCAAAAAAAATCGGCTTCTTACTGTTGTGCTTAAAAGTAAATTGGATGTTAAATTGTTTTCTTATGCACATAAGCGTTCGATATATTTATACACTGAatcctccatttacgaactcttttttttacgtaatattcgatttacgtaacttttttacgaactaaattcgaaataacgaactctttttgaaaaatttgagttcgtacattacagcatgaagttatatacttatgtattcttagttaattgttactaatataagttgggtattttcgaaatgggattgattgacgagtgcatgacagaaatcgatgtcttgagacattttggaaaccaagatggcgacttctggtttagaTAAGTTCTCTGTAACCTCCATTTTTAGCATCTACTTGACAATTTCGTCTATCTTCTGAcatcgcacaaagcagaagcaaaaaaaatcgctacgtTATAGCAGGCTACAaacaccagtgaatcaagctagctattgttctatagtgcacatacaaattgtatcgttgcctcCGGCttctgagtgaaatgagtttgccaaataaaacaaaagtgcccgtgctacgggataacacgatttcgatcaactttaataaaactcgtgttagacccacagttcaggaagtggaccaattagttaaagtgaaaatggtgcttaatctcgctgaagttacgtacattcaactacatcacgtaaaaaactgtcttttgatcacgtttagaagcttaacacaggccgaaaacttcattgcaaagaacaacatgcaacacgaggtcgaatttaataacaccagaatcaagatccccgtgcatatggaaagcgacatggtggacgtgcgtatctgTGATTTGGACCCGCGCACTAAGGAAGATTACATTTTTTGGTAATCATATGACGATTTGACCTCCGAACGGGCACTCATGGACTTACGGGTACCTGCTACGAAAAGAGTGTAGCGGGGTCAATTAATCAGTTCCCATAACAATGAGATGCAGTCTTGTGAGTGTATTCTATGAATTTCGTCACCCATATTGCAAgtaatccattgaaattcacaaataagATCCCAGTATTGGAACAAACCTCCCGAAATCCGAAATACTGGGACCCAGTCGCTTTTTTACAGATTCAAGACAGGTTGAGTTCTtgaattcaaaacatccaaaaCAACAGGTCGCATAAAAAATACCATAGTTATGAGTAAGGTGACCAACCAATTTAATATGGTCCGTGCTTTTGACcttcattttcatttatttattaaaagTTTAATGAAAAACCCAATAAATCAGGTGCAATTGTTTCAAGCAAatctcgttttttttttaaattaatgttCATAAAAAGAATACATACATTGAAGAAAAAAACtagataaatagatagataAAAATAACTAATTTGTAACAATTTTCATCAACATACGTGGATGTTGACAGTAGTTTGGTTAGTCAAAATTATGTACCATGTAATATGGcggcaaatttaactttttgtcCCGATCGGGAAAAGCCTAGCGCCGCCACTGTCCTTGATCATTCCCCTTGAAGTTTCGCAAAGTTCTTCTTCATATCATTGCCCAGGTAACTACAGGTAACGTTTtacataattattattattttttaataatatgctTTACAAGttcttttaacgaaaattgaattttggGTTTCAAGccacgaaaaattcaaaaattgaaaaaagaaatGAATGCTCCCATCATTACCTGGGGAATGATatgaagaagaactgtgcaaaattttaaaacgattagtccagtagattttgagatacGATGTACACCGTAAATCAACTTTTTGGCGAGGCACCTCCAGATTTATTGTCACtcgctcaattttcagtattttgccATGAAAGTTTGAGAAAGTATAGTTCAATTGTGGCATTATTATAAGGAAATTGTATGAATATAATAACACTCTTTGTATcgtcatatattttttaaataaaacccCTTTTTTACCGAATTAACCTTACCCTCTCCTCAAGGGATTGGTGGGGCAATATCGTGCACTGTTAGATTCTATAATTACACTGCGAAACAAATTtataaaacaaattgaaaaaaattggaactaggCATGTTTCAtgatttcaataaaaatggccATCTTCGATTTTCGTATAAAAACATATATAAACTGCTTATTGCATCGAAAAAAGAAGCTATGTATTTTTTAgctcaaaatttcaattttcaatatctAAAAATCTTCCTCCTGAAGACTTTTTGTCGTAACCATCGAATTTCCCCAACAACTTATGGGAAttatgggtaaaaccgacatccCACTACTTtcttcagaaatcaaatttttattcatttcattttgaGAGGTTataattaattattattaaattggatttaCATTAGTACGTCAAAtctcataaaaaataaacaaacaaacgacAGAAGCGTTCTCGTACATGTTTCAATGTCAGATTTTGTTAAtagattttaatattttaaccgaacaaaagcctTTTGGATCACCACTTTTTAGTGCCCATTAATTATTAAAATCTGAATTGAAAATCTGCATTTGAAGTTTAATTTCCAGCTCATATGGACTACCATTCCAAAGTATTGATTTGTATTGGTCAGTTTGGAAGCTATGTGGGGTACCAGATACGACAAAAAATCACCACCTTGCATTCAAATGACCATAGTATCCATTGCCTActatcaaaatatcaatccCATGCTAATACAACCAATATCAATTGATTTGGGCTCGCAGCACATGGCACGCCTCGAGTCGACCAACGAGCACCGACGGCAACAACATGCACTAAATCTCTGCGACGATAGCGAGTAACATGGTCGATGaaacgcacaaagcaaaatgccaATACCCAGCAGGTTCAGTCTCTACTGCGAAGGCGATCGACAAGAGTCGGCAGCAATGTTGCAGCTCTTGCAGGAGACGATCTACGCATGCCGGAAGATCCGCACAAAGCTGAATTCAAATATCTGGTGATGTATCCCCGATTGGGCAGGCAGCGCAGTTGGCATACACGTTTTGCTTGTTCGCAAGGTAATAGGATATGctgaatatatattttttacttTCTTGGGTACATATTCCACTGCGACCAATATTTTGATCTATTGTTGCAGACCCCTTTTTATTGTATGCCACATCAGGGTGTTGTATCACTATTAATTTAAGTGATTTCCACTTGCTGACTATAGACACGATCCCAGTAAGGTATTATAGGACGTATAAAGTTTATTGCCTTGCCGGGTGCAGTCGTCCATACATCTGAGGCTAAATATAATAAAAGCATAGTGCGGATTGGATTGTAGCCTACTTAGGTATTTATCCTAGGCTGGCAAGGTTCTAGTGGAATATAGTAGGGGAAACCGAGGCgatttgaaacagaggagagttgaaacagtgcccATAACTAACGAAACAGTTCCGTTAGGGATAAAACCATAatgtatttgttttatttatatcgtgcTCACAAATCCTCCAATACACGCTAACTACGTTACATAagtggttgagtatttacggtaaacacactacaaaaatgagcaaaagtaagttttcgttatttctttcaaattggtataaataggatattaagtgatgttcgatcgtgaaaatatcactattatgtagtctaagcgttaacatttatgaattgtatgcgtttctttctatctttgcgatgtataaattgtaaattgtggatcaagctttacttctcgacctaggagagttgaaataccttgtttcaaccctcctcgatgatgaacttctagtcttatggtaatgttataatcacattaacgttcccgaacaaataataataatcaagattcttctttactgaattgacaacagtgatCAACGTTCTCAATTTATTAGATCTAGGTCATTTAAAACCACGgaatatgcatttgttctaattgtttactcctatcagTTTCTGAGGCTTGGAGCGAAGAAACCATAATCCAAAATGAACTAAAAGCTACCGACACGGATACCAAATTACCTTTTGTCATAAACCTGTACCACTTTTAGACATAAATAGTGTCACTGGTCATAtcaattattttaataaatgtagaatgttctaggggaagtggttggaaaataatacatatctaaatatatgaaaaatgagtatcaaatttcttgattttacaGTTATAGTTAATTTGGTTAGGTAAGGTAACTTACTGTTATTACTGTTGGGATAAGTGCCGAAATTCCTgcatttgtaaccaaaatctaacattaattttcaaaacaagtgtcAGTTTTTACATAGATAtacactgtgaaaaataatgataagaaTGCATGTTATTTTAAGGAGTTATCTTAgtgtgaacgaataaaaatgacacaattgtaacatttgatgctttagaaaacgttttgacaaTATTTATAGTAATTGGTTACTTATTTCAACTCACATTCATTactgtttcaacttacctcggtatgaggagagttgaaacaaagagaacactgttacaaaaatgaatatattaatatattaatatattaatatattaatatattaatatattaatatattaatatataaatatataaatatattaatatattaatatattaatatattaatatattaatatattaatatattaatatattagtAATAAGTAATTGAAAAGTAAGCAATCATCTGATGacagtttttgtcgatttatctaacaaaaacaaaaattgtttaACCCTCTTCGGTCTCCTCTACTTAAGCCTCGTAGTCACCTTTGTATTGAaagatttggtgtcttagaaatCATTTATTGTGCGTaacaaactgcatcttttggctgaaacggttttagggtggtccttaaaaTTTCAAAGCTGTAGATATTATTTCAAATTCCAGTTGAGatagaatgatactttcttctgagatattctagaacaatcaattctgagcaactttgttgaagaagcTAACTGTGCATCTCaaactatttttattttataatggGTTCCATAACATTGCTTAGGGTGTCTcttaaaaaatcagttttctccgtacagtttttagtgtgatttttctcacaaaagttcTCTTCTGTGTTTAGAGCTAGCCTAGGAGCGACTTTTGCTGAAGGAAGAAAAAATGTACCTTGTTTGATTCAACAGTTGTACATTATTTTCACTGAGAAATACGCCCTTTCCAAATGTCGATATCTAAACGaaaattcttaatttttatggcatttgAAAGGTTGTACTTTCGTGTACACTATATTAAAAATTGGAGAAcgtttttttgtctttctcaaataaatcaaatttgagTAAAAGCATACGAAACAGCGTCTgccagattttttaaaacattttttttttcgatggaGCCAGATTTTGATTCAAAATACTTGCGCGTAAGGTGACTAATTCCTAAGATATAAGTGTTACCAGATATGACGAAAAATTCACTAATCggcattcgaatgaccctagtagCTCTAACCTATCACCAAAATATCAGCACTGTAATCGTGCAAGCAATGCCAGTCCACAGCACATTGAGTAGGCTTATTCTGCGAGAGGTAATCAACGAGCATTACTTAAacctagaggtgtgcgccgccgcgccacgccgccgattTCTGGTAAAAAATCCTCTACTACATAGTCGAACATCATAACCTTCTACCTCttatcgtttcagagatatatgagtttttcctaacaccctttgcgaatgttaagcagcagtatccaactttaaacgttaatatcTCTTTGACGGTTGGTTATATTGTCTTGCAGTCATCGACAAACTTGTTTGGCATATCTTCAAAaccttaactccttcctagatCTATGTTCGGATATTTATACCGACCTTTAGCTGCGATTTTGAAAACTGCGAGAATTTTCCCAAACATTTTGGCCAACAATCccaaactttaagctctttgggggaggggttagggttaaccgtTTTCGCCCAAATTTGGATGGtgtcattttttatgatttggAACGAAGCTAGGGGTTGTAGGTTGccatatttttcatataattgaTTGTTACCCTACTGAACACCATAAAACCTCAGATGGAAAATACGAATAACAGTAAATAAATATACCTAAATTCGAAATTAGTTGATGTTGATTTGGTTTATTATGGGTCTCATATCAGTAAGGACGAACTTATATAGAGTGTCACAATAGGTGTTGaaacagttttgttttctgttgcTATGTATCAACGTCGTATTGATAACTTGTTTTCTGTTCTGCCATGTTTCATTATGGGCACGGAACATTATAAGGATAATCACAATAATTATATTGCGTGTTGAAAAACAAGCCGCCAGGACAATTGAAATCATAACGGTATGTACCAGAGCAATAGTAGTACTTATTACAGTTAACAGGGTCTCTGAAATAGCCAGTTGCTTGGCAGACAAATGTACCGGAAGTAGTCGTTGTAACTACAGCGGCAGTAGAGGTTGTCGATGTTACAGGAACTTGAGTGGTGGAAGATAGTGTTGTGGTTTTAGCGGTTGTAGTTGTTGGATTGTTAGAAGATGCTAGACAATTTTTCAGAGCGGTGGTTAATTCGAATTTAGTACCACACTTTCCAAGAAAATCATCGGTATCTATGGACCAGAACATACCTCCAGCTAAACCATACGTTTTTATCAAGTTGCACTGGAAATTCATTATGTACTTTAGCAATTAAATcctagttataagaaatgtaggCTGACTCACCTTCGCTAAAATGCTTCGAGCATTATCATAACCAACCCATTGGTTTCCGTTGTAAGCATAAGGAACCATTTGGACATTGTACCAAACATCCGTCCATGCACCAGTAAGCTGGTTCTCGCAGATCTGTAATAAAAGTAATGCAGTGATGAATTCCTTGATCGCATATATTTCCCGAAAGGTTACCTCGTTATAGCCCATAAATCCTGCTTCCTGTGTGTATGGACCGGCAGTCCCGGCACCAGAAACTGGTGCTCCAATACCATTTTGATTGACATCAGACAGGGTGTATGTTCTACCATACAATGGCATTCCTAGGTTCAGTTTTGATGCCGGAGCTCCTTGATTTAGCCAATATTTAACACTACTGTCAACATTAAGTTGTTGTTGTGTCGCAGTTATATCTGCCGGTCCAGCATACAATGGAGCATTTTCACCGGTTATACCGTCGTAAGAACCATGAAAATCATACTCCATTAAGTTTATGTAGTCAACAACGGCGGATATTCCGGGAATATCATACGAAATTGCGGCAGAATTAGCAGCTGCTGCCACTGCCACAGTTAACAGAAGCCCATAGTTACTGAATTCTTGTTCCAGATCATTTAACATGAGAACGAAATTCGCTTTGTCAACAGATCGGTCACCATCCCGTTGAGCCGGATATTCCCAGTCAATATCAATTCCATCAAATCCATATTTTTGACAGAAAATTCGTGCCTGTGTAGCAAAGGTGCTTCTCAGCGTGGCGTCTTTGGCAACTGTTGAAAATTTAGCCGATCCCAAGTTCCAGCCACCAATGGCTGCCAACGTTTTCAATGCAGGATTAGCTTGCTTGAGGTTGTTAAACTGTGCGATAAAATTCAAGCCATCTGGTAGGTCTAACCAAGAATCTAAAATAGCTATCGTTCCATCGTTGTTTACTCCGAAAAATGAGTAGATGTAGTGGGTACACAATGTTGGATCGATGTTGCTCACTGCGAACTTTCCATCTCCAGGGCGGTAGTTGGCCCATGTACCCAGGTAGCATACAACGTTTTCTGCGCGCATTGAAAAATATGTTATTGTCAAATATGTATTGAAATTGTAGCTTTTTAAACTTACTTCCACCGAGCACAACGTTATTGAGCAGTACCATGTAAAGTGTAAATGTGAAAACCAATTTAATCATTTTGGACAGCCTTAAGTTTGAGACCGTTTACCGAAAATAATGGATTGCAACTGGTGATATCAATTCGAATTTCGGTTATTTTATACTAATTCTTGAAACAGATCAATCCCGAGCCACCTGCAAACAACGGTTGCATTTCTAGCGAGAAGTTTGTTGACgatttaagaaaaaaaacaatgatCCTGTGAAAGCGCCGGCATAATCGCGATAATTGCAACACCGAATGGAAAACAATGAGGTATTCTGTTGTTCCTATTCTCTATGCGTGTCCTTTAAGTCTGGACTACGTACAAGGTTTAGGTGTGTGATCTCAACAGAGGTATTGTATAACCCTGACACATCACAATGGCTATGCCGCTCTCGAGTAGTTcgaagaaaaattaaagttttGTATTAGTTTAGGAAAAGCTTAACTCTGTAttagaaagcaaaaaaaatcgcaatgttgtggcaacgaaaaaaatactaaaatcgtGACGACATTCATATTGCCCttagtaaaaaatcatataATCATGGTCAATCTGAAATGTATCATCTAAACTAAAGATGCTTTTTTCTATACCATACGACTGAGTGTATTTTCAATGAAAATTCGGATATTGTTTTAGCAACGCTCTTTGGACGTTGTAATTgcaaaacaatcgaatcaaaatcaataaaaaaatgttctgcCAATTTACAGTTTgggaaaaaatttaataaaatcgtagaactattttttgtaaaaaaatgaaattacactattatcgaataataaaatattCCGATGAGCGCTAGTTTGTTCGTTCTGTCATTCTATATGTCGTGGAGAATTTTCAAGAAATaggttttgtacatttttggGTAACGCTGTTATGAAATCTTAACTGAGAAACATAAAATCGGATTGTGATATTGTGCACTGATAACATTCAGGAGATTAACCCCtacagaaaacttcattgcgaaGAACAACCTGCACCACAACATCATATGACATCGTTGAAGCCTATATCCCCGATATCCTATACCGTTCCTTACTTGAGAACCCATGctgctgttcggccatctatggaagctgttcttcaacgTTATCTTTTTTCTCTGAACAGCCTACATAAGCCGTGTAGCGTCTACAGAGCTGTAACGTGTGGTTAGTCGGGTCGGCCACCGCCAAGGGCACCAATCTTAGAGGGGCGCTTAAATCCTGATCCGCTTTTTATATAAATGAGGATAAATGTTAACATAAAACAAGCTAAATTTTAGTTCGAAAATCGAGCTGAAAAAGAAAGTCAATGTAAACATCAAAGAAGCGCACAACTGAGAATCTACCAAAGGTGTCAAAAGATTACCCTACGGTCCTATCAGTCTCATCCAGATTTATTTATAATATATGGTGTTGTTA carries:
- the LOC131691844 gene encoding acidic mammalian chitinase-like, whose product is MIKLVFTFTLYMVLLNNVVLGGKNVVCYLGTWANYRPGDGKFAVSNIDPTLCTHYIYSFFGVNNDGTIAILDSWLDLPDGLNFIAQFNNLKQANPALKTLAAIGGWNLGSAKFSTVAKDATLRSTFATQARIFCQKYGFDGIDIDWEYPAQRDGDRSVDKANFVLMLNDLEQEFSNYGLLLTVAVAAAANSAAISYDIPGISAVVDYINLMEYDFHGSYDGITGENAPLYAGPADITATQQQLNVDSSVKYWLNQGAPASKLNLGMPLYGRTYTLSDVNQNGIGAPVSGAGTAGPYTQEAGFMGYNEICENQLTGAWTDVWYNVQMVPYAYNGNQWVGYDNARSILAKCNLIKTYGLAGGMFWSIDTDDFLGKCGTKFELTTALKNCLASSNNPTTTTAKTTTLSSTTQVPVTSTTSTAAVVTTTTSGTFVCQATGYFRDPVNCNKYYYCSGTYRYDFNCPGGLFFNTQYNYCDYPYNVPCP